In Rhea pennata isolate bPtePen1 chromosome 8, bPtePen1.pri, whole genome shotgun sequence, one genomic interval encodes:
- the TSEN15 gene encoding tRNA-splicing endonuclease subunit Sen15 — protein MEPEAGPAAGGSGPAGGASAGGQDAREGGWAGGAGGNWMVAHPTFTEMMSLDISDSAQIYAAFLVYLDLLEGRNWHEVKYVGLAELQLVCLHAREREEDSQQVVVPVPVHISLSHERIREIMQKASLPQDKPETPQSVTLAIVESDSTVVYYKVTDGFVMPDPPDDPEDMDNKQWRKKRKKLLK, from the exons ATGGAGCCGGAggccggcccggcggccgggGGTAGCGGTCCCGCGGGGGGCGCCTCCGCGGGCGGGCAGGATGCGAGAGAAGGGGGCTGGGCGGGGGGCGCTGGCGGCAACTGGATGGTGGCTCACCCCACG TTCACAGAGATGATGTCCCTTGATATATCTGACAGTGCTCAAATCTATGCTGCATTCCTAGTTTACCTGGACCTCTTAGAAG GGAGAAACTGGCATGAAGTTAAGTACGTTGGATTAGCAGAACTGCAACTCGTATGTTTACATGCACGTGAAAGAGAAGAGGACAGTCAACAAGTTGTGGTGCCAGTACCTGTGCACATATCATTAAGTCATGAGAG GATAAGAGAAATCATGCAGAAAGCATCTCTCCCACAAGACAAACCCGAAACCCCACAGTCAGTTACTCTGGCCATAGTTGAGTCAGATTCCACAGTAGTCTACTATAAAGTAACTGATGGCTTTGTAATGCCAGATCCTCCTGATGATCCTGAAGATATGGACAATAaacagtggagaaagaaaagaaagaagcttttgAAATGA